A segment of the Candidatus Cloacimonadota bacterium genome:
TTTATATAAGTGCTATCAATGAACTTTACTATACCCTGGTGGCAATCTACTTTATTCATGGCGATAATATTGACAAACATATAGTCTTTCTTATCAACCCCGTATTTATTGGACAGTATCTCTATGAAACGATTGCTTATGAAAGATTTATATATAAGCGTCTTGCCTGTTCCCTTGTTTCCGATGATGAGGAACTTGTCCTTATTCAGAAGATCATTCATGCACTCTCGAAAGAACAAAGATCTATTTATAAAATCATCAGTTACATTTTGTTCTTCTGCGTAGGTGCTTGGAAACTCCTGTCCAATTGTCTCAAGAATCGCTCTTTTTTTTCCTTTAGCAGTATCTGACTCATACGGTCCAATTTTTGATAAGTTTGATTCCTTTATGGCTTCAGTCTCTTGGCTTGGTTCTGTATTTGACTCATATTGTGGTACTAACTTACTCGCATATTCAATGATAGTCTCAAAAAGGATGTTATAGTTTGAGAATACTTTGTGTTTGACACTCTTGGCAAACTCTGATCCATCATCCCCAGAGCAACCGATTGTTTCTAATCTTGATTCTCGATAAAGGGGGAATACAGGAATCGCGGAAATCATATCTCGTTGTTCTTCATCGGTTTGCTCTAAATTTGCGGATTTCTGGACATCTGATGGCTCATGCGAAAGAATTTGAATAGCAGGATTAAAAACGTTGTTCTTGAAATCAGTATAATATCTTGAATCAGATATAATTGAGTTAACAACAATTGTGGGAATATTCTTCTGAATTGACTGCTTGATAAAGCTTTCAAATCCAGGAACAGTCTGAGCGTTGCTTCCGAAAAACCCAATAATCATGGATGAGAATGTTAATCCAATGTTGGAGTAGATATCGTTGAATCCAGTTCTGTTATCAATTAAAACGATATCAGGGTTGAACTTATCAGAGATTCTTCTGAGCAAAGCTTCAAAACTAGATTGCATGTACTCAATTCCCGAGAAGTTAATTCTGGATAAGGCTTCAAGGTAATGGTCTAGATTTGTGGTGTTGCTTGTGGGCATCTCTTCTGTTAATCCCTGACTAAGATTTCCTGCGGGGAACACAATTATACTACCATCACCCGAGAACTTGGAAGAAACTCGAATCGAATAATGATCTAGTTCTAGGTCTGGATAATACACCGAGTCGTACATGTACTCAATTATACCTTGCTTGGAAAACAACGTTTCATCTGATATCTCATAATAGTTGTTAAATCCAGGCGCTTCAAAATCACAATCTAGAATCACAACTTTCTTTTTGAAATGCATAGCATAATAGGATGCGAATAAGGCTAGGGCAGTTGTTCTTCCAGTGCCTCCTTTATAGCTGTAAAAAGATAAAACAGGTACATCGAGTATAACTCTACTTATTTCGTGATTTAGAATATTGTCAAATCTCCGTCTTGAAGAAATGCTAAACTTCGCTTTTACTTGTTCGAACTTTTCAACTAGGTATGGATCATTAAGTATATCACATTCTGAATGAATTTCATATCTAACTTTGTCATGCTCACAGAAAGGAAGATCTGAGGATTCAATACATTCTTTGGTTTTTATAATGATTGATACATCGTGATTTAGCAATAAGACAATACGATAATCAAGTATAATAGCCTGTTGGAGCAGGTTTTCTAGGTGATCTTCAATTGCTTTGATAATCTGGTATACTTTTAACATACTTACTCCTACTATTTATATAGAGTTTCTGACAAGTACATAAAAATCTGAACAAAAATTGAGGTAGTTAACAACGTCATTGATGTTGTTCCATTGATCGAACTTTTTGTACCTATATGAGGACGACCATGAATTGAATAACCTTTTTGATCCATACTTAACGAAGAGATTGTTCACTTTAGTTTCTAGCTGAGGATTATGGGTATAGATAAGCTCAATAGTTTCAGAGTACTTATGCCTATGAAGCTCTAATCTGTTATCTGAATAAGATCGCTTTTTAAAAACTACCAATGGTGTATCCAACTGGTAAACTGATTTTCCAGTCCAATTGACAATGCTACAAACTGCATAGTTTACTATACCCTCAAAAATGTATCCAGATAGGTAATATATAACAGATGATTTATAATTCTCCGAGCTATTTGATGGCACCCAATTCGACAGCATTAACTGACATACGTGTAAATGGCGTTTAGCTGTGCTAAGGTAACTATCGTGATGCATCATCTTTCTATTCCTCTGTGCATATAATTAGTTTTTCATGTTATGTGCTGAAAAACAAGCACCCACAACATCCTTAAGAAATCACTGTTTTCAATAGATCTGTTATCACAAGCAGTGACAAAAGCATGAACTTCGGCAGACAACGGAGTTAGTTTTCAATGAAAATCATAGGTGCTTTCCTGTCAATAAATAACATGACTCAGTCATGCATGTAATGTGAGTACATCTTCTTTTGATCATGAGATAAACTCTCTATTGACAATTTTATCCCTCTCTTTATACTGGTTTTATTCCAATTTGATCCCATTTTATACTGATTCTGATGGGGTCTCCAGATAAGATAGAATCTGGAAAGGAGCTTAGTATGGAAGACAGATGGCTATCAGTCGAGGAGATTAGTGTCTATCTTGGGGTCACCAAGGAGACCGTATATAAATGGCTGAGTGAGAGAGATCTTCCGGCTCATAAGATCGGTAGGCTATGGAAGTTTAAAAAGGAGGATGTGGACCTGTGGGTAAAACAACAAGCCAAGTC
Coding sequences within it:
- a CDS encoding helix-turn-helix domain-containing protein produces the protein MEDRWLSVEEISVYLGVTKETVYKWLSERDLPAHKIGRLWKFKKEDVDLWVKQQAKS